One Suricata suricatta isolate VVHF042 chromosome X, meerkat_22Aug2017_6uvM2_HiC, whole genome shotgun sequence genomic region harbors:
- the RTL9 gene encoding retrotransposon Gag-like protein 9, whose protein sequence is MADTSRPLHSLRFNNTLREENVDPQNSGMTFSGPIMDTRAEVQILHSHAQPIVSTSASDPEGMSAQVMTSSASDTTTIPLMEASNYGALSPSLMPASDSGALSPLLMAASDSETLSPLLMPASDSGTLSPLLSTSDYGLMSPGLMTIPDFGTMSTALMTAPHSAEISPLAMPASSSGAMSTPVMSTSSFEVIHTPLMLAPDPGEISPLLMPDINPEEMSTQPMPAPGSEAMSPLQITDEDTEAMSQVLMTALASGEISSLLMSDTDSEAISSLILSALASETTSTQPMSTQDSGEMSTQLMSGTNSGVVSSLLVSAPGSGAMSTPLLSAPDTGEVSTVTKSAPDTEAVSPLLMAALTSGLMPTQLMSAQDSGLMSPQFTQNTDSQITSTPSMKTTASGGLSTVPVRASDPRAMSVPQMRALASGNMATLPKTVLDSGALPIPLTTVTTSGVMYEEMSTTASRIIPSQLTIARTSGAMSTGFIKATASGEMSTPRMRPPASAMTSMPLRRVPVSGAMSTQPVAAQASETIPTLQLSAPASGSMSTLQMRTPVSGAMSMSQRRATASGVTAVPQLTVSASGAMSTPLMTAKDSGAMSTLLMRDTAPGVVSLPQMRATASGALSKPLMTSKASEAMFMQQMTTTASGEIATMLMKDTASGAMSMWQMTDTASAGMSTPLMRVPASGDMSTPQMTAAASGTMSMPLLGAPDPGEIPTVLMRATASIKVPSQPMSTQDSGGMSMSLMGSRISGGMSTLEMQTPGSEMMSTPKMRAQASGLISTPLVRAPDPEEMSALLTRASSSEEMSPPRMRTPVSGEIATSLRVPAYGTLSTSQITATVSGVMPMPQMKAHISGAKSTSLMRSTALGVMSMPHITATASVGVSMPLMRTPASVAMSTPQMMTTASGEMSTLPMRAPASGVMSSPLARAPVSGMTSRPLWRPSASEAISTELLKSPASGKMSTAQTTAMSSGGMSKPFMRATASGTMPMPLMSAMASGDMSVSRMKSMASGAMFTLQTRVTSSGSMSLPHTTYTTSGGMPAPPVRASASGMMSMPLLRATASEGVSMPLMRTPVPGTMSTPQMGPTDSGMMSTPKIKTTDSGETSASHINVTASGSKFTPHMAAPAVETMNPPPKEVPSFGMLTPALCYLLEEQEAARSSCSVEEEMEIDEEKQMQGFLNDSEKMAFLVSLHLGAAERWSILQMEVGNPLSDENKSFLRRSQGLYDSLSEIDILSAVLCHPKQGQKSVRQYATDFLLLARHLSWSDAILRTRFLEGLSEAVTTKMGSIFLKVAGSLKELIDRSLYTECQLAEEKDSPGSSSQVVLSACKRNNEEAMENELNSYQQTEEHQHVPKRCYYLKEHGDPQEGLHDHLRQSTGHHKAPTNK, encoded by the exons ATGGCAGATACATCAAGACCTTTACACTCACTCCGATTCAACAATACGCTGAGGGAGGAAAATGTCGACCCCCAAAACAGCGGGATGACCTTCTCTGGACCAATAATGGACACCAGAGCAGAGGTCCAAATTTTACATTCGCATGCACAGCCTATAGTCTCCACTTCAGCATCAGACCCTGAAGGGATGTCTGCACAGGTGATGACATCCTCAGCCTCTGACACCACAACCATACCTCTAATGGAAGCATCAAATTATGGAGCACTGTCCCCATCACTAATGCCAGCCTCAGACTCTGGGGCACTGTCCCCATTGCTAATGGCAGCTTCAGATTCAGAAACACTGTCCCCATTGCTAATGCCAGCCTCAGATTCTGGAACACTGTCCCCATTGCTGTCCACTTCAGACTATGGATTAATGTCCCCAGGGTTGATGACAATTCCTGACTTTGGAACAATGTCCACAGCACTAATGACAGCACCACATTCGGCAGAAATATCACCATTGGCAATGCCAGCCTCATCCTCTGGAGCAATGTCTACACCTGTAATGAGCACCTCATCCTTTGAAGTGATACACACACCATTGATGCTGGCCCCAGATCCTGGAGAGATATCTCCGCTCCTAATGCCAGATATAAACCCTGAAGAGATGTCCACACAGCCAatgccagctccaggctctgaagcgaTGTCACCATTGCAaattacagatgaagacactgaagcaATGTCTCAAGTACTAATGACTGCCCTGGCCTCTGGAGAGATATCTTCACTGCTAATGtcagacacagactccgaagctaTATCCTCACTGATACTGTCAGCCCTCGCTTCTGAAACAACATCAACCCAGCCAATGAGCACCCAAGACTCTGGGGAAATGTCCACCCAGCTAATGTCAGGCACAAATTCTGGAGTAGTGTCTTCACTGCTAGTGTCAGCTCCAGGTTCTGGAGCAATGTCCACACCACTCCTGTCAGCCCCAGATACTGGAGAAGTGTCCACAGTGACAAAGTCAGCTCCAGACACTGAAGCAGTGTCCCCACTGCTAATGGCAGCCCTGACCTCTGGATTGATGCCCACCCAGCTGATGTCAGCCCAAGACTCGGGACTGATGTCCCCACAGTTCACACAAAATACAGATTCTCAAATCACGTCTACTCCATCAATGAAGACAACAGCTTCTGGGGGTTTGTCCACAGTGCCAGTGAGAGCCTCTGACCCCAGAGCAATGTCCGTACCACAGATGAGAGCTCTGGCCTCTGGCAATATGGCTACATTGCCTAAGACTGTTCTAGACTCTGGAGCATTGCCCATCCCTCTGACGACGGTCACAACCTCTGGAGTAATGTATGAGGAAATGTCAACCACAGCCTCTAGAATAATACCCTCACAGTTAACAATAGCCAGAACTTCTGGAGCAATGTCTACAGGCTTTATTAAAGCCACAGCCAGTGGAGAAATGTCAACTCCGCGAATGAGACCCCCAGCCTCTGCAATGACGTCCATGCCACTAAGGAGAGTCCCAGTCTCTGGAGCAATGTCCACACAGCCAGTTGCAGCCCAAGCCTCTGAAACAATACCCACACTACAACTGTCAGCCCCAGCCTCTGGGTCAATGTCTACACTGCAAATGAGAACCCCTGTCTCTGGAGCGATGTCTATGTCACAAAGAAGAGCCACAGCCTCAGGAGTGACAGCTGTACCACAGTTGACAGTCTCAGCCTCTGGAGCAATGTCCACCCCACTGATGACAGCCAAAGATTCTGGAGCAATGTCTACACTGTTAATGAGAGACACAGCCCCAGGAGTGGTGTCCTTGCCGCAAATGAGAGCCACAGCCTCGGGAGCATTATCCAAGCCACTAATGACATCCAAAGCCTCAGAAGCGATGTTCATGCAGCAAATGACAACCACAGCTTCTGGAGAGATAGCCACAATGCTAATGAAAGACACAGCTTCTGGAGCTATGTCCATGTGGCAGATGACAGACACCGCTTCTGCAGGGATGTCTACACCACTAATGAGAGTCCcagcctctggagacatgtccaCACCACAAATGACAGCTGCAGCTTCTGGAACTATGTCCATGCCTCTACTGGGAGCCCCGGACCCTGGAGAAATTCCCACAGTGTTAATGAGAGCCACAGCCTCTATAAAGGTGCCCAGTCAGCCAATGAGCACCCAAGACTCTGGAGGGATGTCCATGTCACTCATGGGATCCAGGATCTCTGGAGGGATGTCCACATTGGAGATGCAAACCCCAGGTTCTGAAATGATGTCCACACCAAAAATGAGAGCCCAGGCCTCTGGGTTGATATCCACACCATTAGTGAGAGCCCCAGACCCTGAAGAGATGTCTGCACTGCTCACAAGAGCTTCATCCTCTGAAGAAATGTCCCCACCACGAATGAGAACCCCAGTTTCTGGAGAGATAGCCACATCCCTGAGAGTTCCAGCTTATGGAACATTGTCTACTTCACAAATCACAGCTACAGTCTCTGGAGTGATGCCCATGCCACAAATGAAGGCCCACATCTCTGGAGCAAAGTCCACATCACTAATGAGATCCACAGCTCTTGGAGTAATGTCCATGCCTCACATAACAGCCACAGCCTCAGTAGGGGTGTCCATGCCACTGATGAGAACCCCAGCCTCTGTAGCAATGTCCACACCACAAATGATGACCACAGCTTCAGGAGAGATGTCCACACTGCCAATGCGAGCTCCAGCCTCTGGAGTAATGTCCTCACCACTAGCAAGAGCCCCTGTCTCTGGAATGACATCCAGACCACTCTGGAGACCTTCTGCCTCTGAAGCCATATCCACAGAGTTATTGAAAAGTCCAGCATCTGGAAAGATGTCCACTGCACAAACAACAGCCATGTCCTCTGGAGGGATGTCCAAGCCATTCATGAGAGCCACAGCCTCTGGAACAATGCCCATGCCATTGATGTCAGCCATGgcttctggagacatgtctgTGTCACGAATGAAAAGCATGGCCTCTGGGGCAATGTTCACACTGCAGACCAGAGTCACGAGTTCTGGATCTATGTCCTTGCCACATACAACATACACAACTTCCGGAGGGATGCCTGCACCGCCAGTGAGAGCCTCAGCTTCTGGAATGATGTCCATGCCACTTCTGAGAGCCACAGCCTCTGAAGGGGTGTCCATGCCACTAATGAGGACCCCAGTCCCAGGGACCATGTCCACACCACAAATGGGACCCACAGACTCTGGAATGATGTCCACTccgaaaatcaaaaccacagactCTGGAGAAACATCTGCCTCTCACATTAATGTCACAGCCTCTGGATCAAAGTTCACACCACACATGGCTGCCCCAGCTGTTGAAACAATGAACCCACCACCAAAGGAAGTCCCATCCTTCGGCATGCTGACCCCAGCACTCTGTTACCTCTTGGAAGAACAGGAAGCAGCCCGGAGTTCATGCTCtgtggaggaggagatggagattGATGAGGAGAAGCAAATGCAGGGCTTTTTGAATGACTCAGAGAAAATGGCATTTCTGGTGTCTCTTCAtctgggggcagcagagaggtgGTCCATCTTGCAGATGGAGGTAGGAAACCCCCTCTCAGATGAAAACAAATCTTTTCTGAGAAGATCACAGGGCTTGTATGACTCCCTATCCGAGATAGACATCCTCAGTGCTGTACTTTGCCATCCCAAGCAGGGCCAGAAGTCAGTCAGGCAGTATGCCACTGACTTCCTGCTGCTGGCCCGACATTTGTCTTGGTCCGATGCCATTCTACGGACCAGGTTTCTGGAAGGGCTCTCAGAAGCTGTCACCACCAAAATGGGCAGTATCTTCCTGAAGGTGGCTGGCAGCCTAAAGGAGCTGATAGACAGGTCTCTCTACACTGAGTGCCAGCTGGCTGAAGAGAAGGATTCCCCGGGCAGCTCAAGCCAGGTTGTGCTGTCAGCCTGTAAGCGGAATAATGAGGAGGCAATGGAAAATGAACTGAACTCTTATCAGCAGACTGAGGAG CACCAGCATGTTCCCAAACGCTGTTACTACCTGAAAGAGCATGGAGACCCTCAAGAGGGTCTGCATGACCACCTTCGACAGAGCACAGGCCATCACAAGGCCCCCACCAACAAGTAA